A part of Microthrixaceae bacterium genomic DNA contains:
- the rpoZ gene encoding DNA-directed RNA polymerase subunit omega: MMNPPIEGLLDRAGSKFRLVTLGAMRARQINSYFGQLGDTSGKLVPPQVASVARKPLSIAFEEISADKIEGIDIDPEALAAEAAEIEAAEAQAAADAAAAEAAAGNS, from the coding sequence ATGATGAACCCTCCGATCGAGGGACTGCTCGACCGGGCTGGCTCCAAGTTCCGACTGGTCACGTTGGGGGCGATGCGGGCCCGTCAGATCAACTCGTACTTCGGCCAACTTGGCGACACCTCGGGCAAGCTCGTGCCCCCGCAGGTGGCCTCGGTTGCTCGTAAGCCGCTGTCCATCGCTTTCGAAGAGATCTCCGCTGACAAGATCGAGGGCATCGACATCGACCCCGAGGCCTTGGCCGCCGAGGCCGCCGAGATCGAGGCCGCCGAGGCTCAGGCCGCTGCCGATGCCGCAGCAGCCGAGGCTGCGGCCGGCAACTCCTGA